From a single Marinobacter sp. THAF197a genomic region:
- the glmS gene encoding glutamine--fructose-6-phosphate transaminase (isomerizing), with translation MCGIVGAVSERDVQGILLEGLRRLEYRGYDSAGMAVINGKPEVQRAREVGKVAALADAISANPLAGHLGIAHTRWATHGEPSQVNAHPHMSGDRLAIVHNGIIENYQELREELKAEGFEFTSQTDTEVVAHLIGKNYKAGGRLYDAVKAAISRLRGAFALAVVHADEPDHLVVCREGSPLVVGVGIGENFIASDQLALLPVTDRFMFLEEGDIADIRKDKIEIHDREGQAVERAINRFEHGADSADKGEYRHYMLKEIYEQPKVIKATMEGRITATRVLEQALGTDAENLLENVRHVQIIACGTSYHAGMVARYWIEDLAGVPCSVEVASEFRYRKHVIQPDTLFLCISQSGETADTLAALRQAKKAGFRAALAICNVPGSSLVRESDLVIMTQAGPEIGVASTKAFTTQLTALLIFTLALARHNGLNAEREADIVKAIHLLPGQVSDVLALDGEIEEMSKAFMDKNHSLFLGRGSQYPVAMEGALKLKEISYIHAEAYPAGELKHGPLALVDSEMPVVTVAPNNDLVEKLKSNLEEVRARGGELFVFADKAAEVKPEEGIHVMQLPSVHEITAPIVYTVPLQLLSYHVAVLKGTDVDQPRNLAKSVTVE, from the coding sequence ATGTGTGGGATTGTAGGAGCGGTTTCCGAACGGGATGTCCAGGGTATTCTGCTGGAGGGGCTCCGCCGCCTTGAATACCGGGGTTACGACTCCGCCGGCATGGCCGTGATCAACGGCAAGCCGGAAGTGCAGCGTGCCCGGGAAGTCGGTAAGGTTGCTGCCCTGGCCGATGCCATCAGCGCCAACCCCCTGGCCGGGCATCTCGGTATCGCCCATACCCGCTGGGCCACCCACGGTGAGCCATCCCAGGTGAACGCCCACCCGCACATGTCTGGTGACCGCCTGGCCATTGTCCACAATGGCATCATTGAGAATTATCAGGAACTCCGCGAAGAGTTGAAAGCCGAAGGCTTTGAGTTCACCTCCCAGACCGACACCGAAGTGGTCGCCCATCTGATTGGCAAGAACTACAAGGCCGGCGGCAGGCTTTACGATGCCGTGAAAGCCGCTATCAGCCGCCTGCGCGGTGCCTTTGCCCTGGCGGTTGTCCATGCCGACGAGCCGGACCACCTGGTGGTGTGCCGTGAAGGCAGCCCGCTGGTGGTGGGCGTGGGTATCGGCGAGAACTTCATCGCCTCTGACCAGCTGGCGCTGCTGCCGGTTACCGACCGGTTCATGTTCCTGGAAGAAGGCGACATCGCCGATATCCGCAAGGACAAGATCGAGATTCACGATCGCGAAGGCCAGGCGGTTGAGCGCGCCATCAACCGTTTCGAACACGGTGCCGATTCCGCCGACAAGGGCGAGTACCGCCATTACATGCTCAAGGAAATCTACGAGCAGCCGAAAGTGATCAAGGCCACCATGGAAGGCCGGATTACCGCTACCCGGGTGCTGGAGCAAGCCCTGGGTACCGATGCCGAAAACCTGCTGGAGAACGTGCGCCACGTCCAGATCATCGCCTGTGGAACCTCTTATCATGCCGGCATGGTGGCCCGTTACTGGATTGAAGACCTGGCCGGCGTACCCTGTTCCGTGGAAGTGGCCTCCGAGTTTCGCTACCGCAAACACGTGATTCAACCAGACACCCTGTTCCTGTGTATCTCTCAGTCTGGTGAGACCGCCGATACCCTGGCGGCGTTGCGCCAGGCGAAAAAAGCGGGCTTCCGTGCCGCGCTGGCAATCTGTAACGTCCCGGGCAGCTCCCTGGTGCGGGAATCTGACCTGGTGATCATGACCCAGGCCGGCCCTGAAATCGGTGTAGCCTCCACCAAAGCGTTCACCACCCAGCTGACCGCCCTGCTGATCTTCACCCTGGCCCTGGCCCGCCACAACGGCCTGAATGCCGAGCGGGAAGCCGACATCGTGAAGGCCATTCACCTGTTGCCGGGCCAGGTCAGCGATGTACTGGCCCTGGATGGCGAAATCGAGGAGATGTCCAAAGCCTTCATGGACAAGAACCACAGCCTGTTCCTGGGCCGGGGTTCCCAGTATCCGGTGGCCATGGAAGGCGCTCTCAAGCTCAAGGAGATCTCCTACATTCACGCCGAAGCCTACCCGGCCGGCGAGCTGAAACACGGCCCGCTGGCGTTGGTCGACAGTGAGATGCCGGTGGTTACCGTCGCGCCCAACAACGACCTGGTGGAAAAGCTTAAATCCAATCTCGAAGAAGTCCGTGCCCGCGGTGGTGAACTGTTCGTCTTCGCCGACAAAGCCGCAGAGGTAAAGCCGGAAGAGGGCATCCACGTGATGCAGTTGCCGTCGGTTCACGAAATCACTGCGCCGATCGTCTACACCGTGCCCCTGCAGTTGCTGTCTTACCACGTGGCGGTGCTCAAGGGCACCGATGTGGACCAGCCGCGCAACCTGGCCAAGAGTGTGACGGTGGAATAA
- a CDS encoding F0F1 ATP synthase subunit epsilon, with the protein MAMTVHCDVVSAEEKIYSGLVEMLIATGTEGELGIQLGHAPLLTELKPGSVRIIKQGGTEEILYVSGGYLEVQPNLVTLMADTAVRAKDVDEAAALEAQKQAEKALANKTGEFEYSRAAAELAEAAAQLRTIQKLRKHLR; encoded by the coding sequence ATGGCTATGACCGTACATTGTGACGTCGTAAGTGCCGAAGAAAAAATCTACTCGGGCCTGGTGGAGATGCTGATCGCCACCGGAACCGAGGGTGAGCTAGGCATCCAGCTTGGCCATGCTCCGCTGCTGACCGAGCTCAAGCCCGGCTCAGTGCGGATCATCAAGCAGGGTGGCACCGAGGAGATTCTGTACGTTTCCGGTGGTTATCTGGAAGTGCAGCCGAACCTGGTGACCCTGATGGCTGATACCGCAGTTCGTGCCAAGGATGTGGACGAAGCGGCAGCCCTGGAAGCCCAGAAGCAAGCCGAGAAGGCACTGGCGAACAAGACAGGCGAGTTCGAGTACTCCCGTGCTGCCGCCGAGCTGGCAGAAGCCGCCGCTCAGCTGCGCACCATCCAGAAACTGCGCAAGCACCTGCGCTAA
- the glmU gene encoding bifunctional UDP-N-acetylglucosamine diphosphorylase/glucosamine-1-phosphate N-acetyltransferase GlmU produces MSPLHVVILAAGQGSRMKSALPKVLHPVAGKAMLHHVIDTAKQLGAEKIHTVIGHGADQVRASLHEPSVNWVMQTEQLGTGHAVAQALPDLPDDARVLVLYGDVPLTRKDTLDAMVSDLDDGNLALLTVDMDNPHGYGRIVRNAEGQVQAIVEQKDATAEQQDIQEVNTGILAVSARHLKSWLPTLSNSNAQGEYYLTDIIAMAVDHGLSVTVSQPLNPFEVQGVNNRLQLAELERWYQRQQAERLMTEGATLADPARVDVRGELTIGNDLWIDVNAVFEGKVSLGSNVVIGANCVIKDSTIADGAEIKANSVLEGAIVGANAQIGPFARLRPGTELAANTKVGNFVETKKAVVGEGSKINHLSYVGDASLGRNVNVGAGTITCNYDGVNKFKTEIGDGVFVGSNTSLVAPVTVAAEATIGAGSTITRNVAESELAVARGKQRNIAGWERPKKA; encoded by the coding sequence ATGAGCCCATTACACGTTGTGATCCTGGCGGCCGGCCAGGGCTCCCGAATGAAATCGGCGCTACCGAAGGTATTACACCCGGTGGCCGGCAAGGCCATGCTGCATCACGTGATTGATACCGCAAAGCAGCTGGGGGCGGAGAAAATTCACACGGTAATCGGCCACGGTGCAGATCAGGTGCGGGCATCACTGCACGAACCCTCGGTGAACTGGGTGATGCAGACCGAACAACTGGGTACCGGCCATGCCGTGGCCCAGGCCTTGCCGGATCTGCCGGACGACGCCCGGGTACTGGTGCTCTACGGCGATGTGCCGTTGACCCGCAAAGACACCCTCGACGCCATGGTCAGTGACCTGGACGATGGTAATCTGGCCCTGCTGACTGTGGATATGGACAACCCTCACGGCTATGGCCGGATCGTTCGTAACGCCGAGGGCCAGGTGCAGGCGATTGTGGAGCAGAAAGACGCCACCGCCGAGCAGCAAGATATCCAGGAGGTAAACACCGGTATCCTGGCCGTTTCTGCCCGGCACCTGAAAAGCTGGCTGCCCACGCTATCCAACAGCAACGCCCAGGGTGAATACTACCTGACCGACATCATCGCTATGGCTGTTGACCATGGCTTGTCCGTCACGGTGTCTCAGCCCCTGAACCCGTTTGAAGTGCAGGGCGTGAACAACCGCCTGCAACTGGCGGAGCTGGAGCGTTGGTACCAGCGCCAGCAGGCAGAAAGGCTGATGACCGAGGGAGCTACCCTGGCAGACCCGGCCCGGGTGGATGTACGCGGTGAGCTGACCATTGGTAACGACCTATGGATTGATGTGAACGCGGTGTTTGAGGGTAAAGTCAGCCTTGGCAGCAACGTGGTGATCGGTGCGAACTGTGTGATCAAGGATTCCACCATTGCTGATGGCGCTGAAATCAAAGCCAACAGCGTGCTTGAAGGCGCGATTGTAGGCGCCAATGCCCAGATTGGCCCGTTCGCCCGCCTGCGCCCGGGTACCGAACTGGCCGCCAACACCAAGGTGGGCAACTTTGTCGAGACCAAGAAAGCGGTAGTGGGTGAGGGCAGTAAGATCAACCACCTGAGTTACGTGGGCGATGCCTCATTGGGTCGTAATGTGAATGTGGGTGCAGGCACCATCACCTGCAATTATGATGGGGTCAACAAGTTCAAAACCGAGATAGGCGACGGTGTGTTTGTGGGCTCCAACACCTCTCTGGTTGCACCGGTGACGGTGGCGGCCGAGGCCACCATTGGTGCGGGGTCTACCATCACCCGCAACGTCGCGGAAAGCGAACTGGCCGTGGCCCGGGGCAAGCAACGGAATATCGCGGGCTGGGAACGGCCGAAAAAAGCGTAA
- a CDS encoding FAD-dependent oxidoreductase: MSEQSVDQTTPWRQYICLACGLIYDEEQGDPDSGLAPGTRFEDIPDDWECPLCGVTKTDFELLERQEITVCDQPMHFNRKPGVVVIGAGIAGWSTVEALRALDATVPITLVTACSGDTYHKPELSVAISRGADKTTLVRETGYQAAQRLGVQLMAQTFAVGLSPTLKQLRTTRGSLNYTQLVLAQGAQPILPAQLPAPLCWRVNDLAGWSGLQQALAQGKQSIAIVGAGMIGCELAEDFARAGHTVTLLDRNNAPLAGLLPDKAASRLVSSFTQLGISYLGGVDVTGVAALDNGKRSITRQVGQPLEVDHVVAATGLATDNRLARHAGLQFQRGLAVDPHTLRTSDPDIYALGDCISIDGMPCRFIEPIKHQAQAIAHAVMGLDAVTYEHNPPVIRLKTRAMPVVLRGQPSAEGTWKTVHDTPDQLVMEQCLDDQSICHLTVGSSNQSQAA; the protein is encoded by the coding sequence ATGAGTGAGCAAAGTGTCGATCAAACCACGCCCTGGCGACAATACATTTGCCTCGCCTGCGGGCTGATCTATGACGAGGAGCAAGGCGACCCGGACAGCGGTCTGGCGCCGGGCACCCGCTTTGAAGACATTCCGGACGATTGGGAATGCCCGCTGTGCGGCGTCACCAAGACCGATTTCGAGCTATTGGAACGGCAGGAAATCACGGTTTGCGATCAGCCGATGCACTTCAACCGCAAACCCGGCGTGGTGGTGATTGGCGCCGGCATTGCCGGCTGGTCCACTGTGGAAGCGCTGCGCGCACTGGACGCCACGGTTCCCATCACCCTGGTCACGGCTTGCAGTGGCGATACCTATCACAAGCCCGAGCTTTCGGTGGCTATCAGTCGCGGCGCGGATAAAACCACGCTGGTGCGGGAAACCGGTTACCAGGCCGCACAACGGCTTGGTGTCCAGCTGATGGCGCAAACCTTTGCGGTTGGCTTGAGCCCGACGTTAAAGCAATTACGCACAACCCGCGGATCGCTCAACTACACCCAGCTGGTGCTGGCCCAGGGCGCGCAACCGATACTGCCGGCGCAACTGCCGGCGCCCCTGTGTTGGCGGGTCAATGATCTGGCCGGGTGGTCTGGACTGCAACAGGCGCTGGCGCAGGGTAAACAGTCCATCGCTATTGTCGGCGCCGGCATGATCGGCTGTGAACTGGCCGAGGACTTTGCCCGCGCCGGGCACACGGTCACCCTGCTCGACCGCAATAACGCACCGTTGGCCGGGCTGCTGCCCGACAAGGCCGCGTCCCGCCTGGTCAGCAGCTTTACCCAACTCGGCATCAGCTACCTTGGCGGCGTGGATGTGACCGGCGTGGCCGCACTCGACAATGGCAAGCGCTCAATCACCCGCCAGGTGGGCCAGCCCCTTGAAGTCGATCACGTTGTGGCAGCGACAGGCCTGGCCACCGATAACCGGCTGGCCCGTCACGCCGGCCTGCAGTTTCAACGGGGCCTTGCGGTCGATCCACACACACTGCGTACCAGTGACCCGGACATTTATGCGCTCGGCGATTGCATCAGTATCGACGGCATGCCTTGCCGCTTTATCGAACCGATCAAACATCAGGCACAAGCGATTGCCCATGCGGTCATGGGCCTGGATGCCGTGACCTATGAACATAACCCGCCGGTGATCAGGCTGAAAACCCGAGCCATGCCGGTGGTTCTTCGCGGTCAACCTTCGGCTGAGGGAACCTGGAAGACCGTTCACGACACGCCCGACCAACTGGTGATGGAGCAATGCCTGGACGATCAATCGATCTGTCATCTGACGGTCGGCTCGTCTAATCAAAGCCAGGCGGCCTGA
- a CDS encoding alginate export family protein, producing the protein MKARLIRHSACMLGSLALATPALAAEHSLHDALSNGQVSGDVRLRYEAVDQDNALKDADALTIRTRLGYTTGSYHGVTGVLEFEDSRTVMGLDDYNNTQGKNTDYSVIADPETTEVDQAYLQYSGGDVTARAGRQVIVYDNQRHVGHVGWRQDRQTFDGVRLTYAPTSLLTLDYAYLNQRNRIFAEAQDLATKDHLLNLGYQTGFGKLSAYAYLLEVDDGTNNGLDTVGLRFAGDYDLESVKLIYAAEYARQEAKSGATEFDADYYSLKAGAGVKGITIALTYEVLGSDDGNYGFATPLATLHAFNGWTDQFLATPAGGLEDISLTVSGALAGGRWAFVYHDFSANESTPAVDDLGDEWGVAYNRGFAEHYTAGIKYARYSAGDSAAGKVDTNKLWLTLGVTF; encoded by the coding sequence ATGAAAGCACGATTGATCCGACATTCGGCCTGTATGCTGGGCTCCCTGGCGCTGGCCACTCCCGCGCTGGCAGCGGAACACTCCCTGCACGATGCCCTGAGCAACGGGCAAGTCTCCGGCGATGTCCGTTTGCGGTATGAGGCGGTGGATCAGGACAACGCCCTCAAAGACGCCGATGCCCTGACCATCCGCACCCGGCTGGGCTACACCACCGGCAGCTACCATGGCGTGACCGGAGTTCTGGAGTTTGAGGATTCCCGCACGGTGATGGGCCTGGACGATTACAACAACACTCAGGGTAAAAATACCGATTATTCGGTCATTGCCGATCCGGAGACCACCGAAGTCGATCAGGCTTACCTGCAATACAGCGGCGGCGACGTCACTGCGCGCGCCGGTCGCCAGGTCATTGTCTATGACAATCAGCGCCATGTGGGTCATGTCGGCTGGCGACAGGACCGGCAGACCTTTGATGGCGTGCGCCTGACCTATGCACCCACGAGCCTGCTGACGCTGGACTATGCCTATCTCAACCAGCGCAATCGGATCTTTGCGGAGGCTCAGGACCTGGCCACCAAAGATCACCTGCTGAACCTGGGCTATCAGACCGGCTTCGGCAAGCTCAGCGCCTATGCCTATCTGCTGGAAGTGGACGACGGCACAAACAACGGCCTGGATACCGTGGGTCTGCGGTTTGCGGGTGATTACGACCTGGAATCAGTAAAACTGATCTACGCCGCCGAATACGCCAGGCAGGAAGCCAAATCCGGCGCCACCGAGTTTGACGCTGACTATTACTCGCTGAAGGCGGGGGCGGGCGTTAAAGGCATCACCATTGCCCTGACCTATGAGGTCCTGGGCTCCGACGATGGTAATTATGGATTCGCCACACCGCTGGCCACGCTACACGCATTCAACGGCTGGACGGACCAGTTCCTGGCAACACCGGCTGGTGGCCTGGAAGATATTTCGCTGACGGTATCTGGCGCTCTCGCGGGTGGTCGATGGGCGTTTGTCTATCATGACTTCAGTGCCAACGAATCAACCCCGGCCGTGGATGACCTGGGCGACGAATGGGGCGTGGCTTACAACCGAGGCTTTGCTGAACACTACACTGCGGGCATCAAGTACGCCCGGTACTCCGCCGGTGACAGTGCCGCCGGCAAAGTGGACACCAACAAACTCTGGCTGACCCTGGGCGTGACCTTCTGA